Genomic segment of Esox lucius isolate fEsoLuc1 chromosome 15, fEsoLuc1.pri, whole genome shotgun sequence:
CTCATGTCAGAGGATGCACAAAGCGCTGAGCAACCACCGTCATTACGCGTGGTATGTACTTCCAAGAGAagtagaaataaaaacagactcaCCAGGTGACCAACGAACGGGTCAGCTGATCTGGCATCAGTAATATTCCCTGAAAAGATGTTTGATTGTGTATATTTAAGCCCATGAACAGAAGGGAAACACTGGTTTCCCCATATTTCTTTTActtctgtgatttatttaccAAACTCAGACCTTTCCCTCTCCCGTcttgctgctgaaaccctaatacatgcattcataacctcccgtcttgactactgcaactccccACTTACCAGCATcaatctacatccctccataagctccaaatggttcaaaactctgcagccagactactcactcacaccaagtcccGGCAGCATATTACCCCTATCCTctgagttacactggcttcctatctcctaacgcatcaactacaagatcctcttattgacatataaagccctaaacaatactGTCCCTGCCTACCTCTCCAACCTTCTTCATCCATATCAACCAACAAACACACTctgttccagtactgcaggccacctcataatccccaagtccaagctcaaaagctttggtgacagggcattctcaagggttgctcctaggctctgaaactctctccccaaaacccaTCCATGACTCGGACTGTCCCCATTctgcagaacccccccccctccttcagTCTAAAGTTGAAGCCACAATATTTATTGCTTTTTGCCAAAAGGCATTGCTCATACACTCCGCTAACTGAACCTTGGGGGAAAAAACGACCATTGCGGAAATCCTCAAATACTTTCATggattttacataatttatttaCATAAGTGACCTTCACACCGTGGTTAACCGGCCCTCACTGCATGCATCACACTAGACTCATTAGTGCCAACGTACATCACTTTTGGCCaatcccctctacctcagcttCCTGTACTCCTTAACGTCGGCAAATCGACGTGCGACCTGTAGCTGCTGAATCCGCCAAACCTCTCCGTGCACATGCCTTGCCGCATCTAAATGTGATCTGACATCTGCTCCCTCACAAAAAgcgtatatatttatttttattcatttagatGATGTTGTCCTATTTGTCACCACGTCCTCCCGCAATTAACACATCCGGCTTTGTTTAACTGACCTGGACCAAAACAGttaagtacaaaataaataaatattcatgGCACGTGACACTGACGCTGGGGGGGTGCGCATgtgcacccccccacccccaggggCGTGGCCACAGCTTAGGGGCCTCGTTGACTTTGGTGAATGATGGTGCTGCGGGCTGGTCCTCACCTCACACATTTGTGAGGCTTTACTGCCTTTACCTTCACTGCTCCCTGCTGAGCGCAGCATGCCGTTGATTGGAGCAGGGCTGGATGAATAGGTGTGCCACAAGGGCCTGGGTAACCAGTTCACTTTTCAGTTTACTTGGGTAGGCAGATGTCAAGCTGCCTCGTTCACAGTGTTTTGCCAGGCTGGCTTGGGGCAATATCGGATATCCCCACGCGTGTTGTACTGAAGTGACCAACTGCAGCTGAGGTTTGGATCACGTCTAAAATGATGCAAGCCCTGCAACACCAAGTCACGACAAAGAGCTGACCTGAACCAATGCAGATGGAGAGAATCTGGCATTTTATCACCTGGAAGGCTAGTGTTCCAGTCCAACTCAATCAATTATTGGTGAATTTTGTGTTCCGGTTGAGTAGGCGATTATAGTTATTCCTGGTCGTCTCTTTTTAGGAGACAAGAGTTGCAGACATAAGCTTAAGTTCCTGAGTATTAGACGAAAAATGGATTAACAATCCTGTTATCTACTTCTAAGAATGTAGGCATAGAAACCGATAATGGGTGGGGTATGTGCTATTACATTATTCGACAAAagagaaatgaaaacatttcttctTCATGAAGAAGTGCAATGTGCAATGTCCTGCTTCTAAATATTGTCATTAACTAGTTAACCTACCTGGCTTCAGCCTGACCAGTTGATCGATGCTTTTAGTTACTCGCGTTACAATACTTTCAAATCTCGCCTAGTTAACTGTTCTTCGGGAGCTCCTCAACGACAATATCCACtcaaatgtaaacaagacacTCTACTGCATGCATTTCCGAATTCTACAACACAAATCTGCAAGTTAGCACGTTTCCTGTGTCGTTCACCAGCTATGTAAACATACGTTTAAGGACAAACCACCTTCTCCACAAGTACACCTTCTCCACAGTACTGTTAATCAACTGCGTGCTAACAACAAACGCGCCAGTCCATTGTTGTGCTAGCTAGCTTTGTTAACGACAGCTAACTACATAGCTACAGTAGTGATTccctaccacacacactcaatggATCCTTTTGAGAAACGGGTAGCTAATTAGCCAACACGAGCTACTCCAGACTCAGATGTATGTTGATTAGTTAATTAACGTTACTTCGCTTTGTTTGCTTATACATGGGCATACAGGTACATGTTATGTcgatagctaacgttagttatTTATAGCATGTATGCCAAGCAAGCTAGCGAACGGTGGCTCAACCTATggcaaaaaaacatacacaccgTTTTCACAGCAATTATTCAAACTTACCCAAACTGTGCTAATCTAAGTTACAGTTGTTTAAAAGTCCCTTAAGAAAACCTTTAAATCTCTCTTTCACTGCCGCAAGTTCATCCACTTCCTGGCCGCGGCTGGATTGATCAGACTGCCCCTCCCCTTCCAGATGTGAGTTGGTGGGCTCGGCTGGctctaaaaaatatattcatgtaATTGTTTACATTAATATGTGTAttctataataaaaataaacaacaaaatagtaaTAGAATATTTTGCGAGCTTAGGCGTTCAGTAGTCTGCGATGTTTCCTCTAGCCAACCTTCTTAACTGGCTTTGCtccttttatatttattttgacatAGTCCCTTCCGTCCGCTGACAGACATATTTAACACGATAACAAGGACGTTTTTGCAGACTAAGCCGTAGGtcggattcaaacccacactggAGCATATCGGAGGCAGCAGCATAGACCGCTTGACCACTCAAGGCCATGTGAAACAGCCTTTCTCATAGTAGTCAAAACGATGTCAACCCAGCGCCGAACTGCAACCCGGACCGACATTTCAATCCAGACCAATCCTGATTGGACTCACTACGTCCTAAACCAACAGAGACACTTCAAAAGTGAATGTTGAGACCCAGGCAGAATCATGGAGTGGGCAGGCTTTCATGCGGTGCCATTCCTAGGTTAAACTGCCCACAGAAATGTCAAAACTGGTCTAGAATGTCAAAAAAGGTCACTTTGTCTTGGTATTTTAACTGGTTACAGTTGATAGTGGTATTGCTAGTGACAACAGTGGCAAAATATCAATACATTGTCCATGTTATAAAAGGCATGCATGAAAATGTGTGCACATATCACTGTAATTTGTCTGTATAAGAGTGTCTGTTGAATTAGTAAATATtcagaaattaaacaaaatcaatTGCACAGCAAAAGGGTTTATTTCACAGTAAGAGTTCTACAtaatttcaagtaaattacAGAGATAACTCCAGtccagcccccccaccccccatgaATTTCTCTTTTTTCAAGTCACATTGTCCATACAAGAAAAGACGAAAGAGAATACTATGACAATCAGCAACAACATTCTTTTCAAGTGAGATATGAAATAGATGTTTTTTAAgggaaataaacagaaaaattattttaccAAGCTGCCTCAGGGTCCACATTTGGCTAGAACTACTCAGTGTAAAAAAGAATTCcctttacattttgttatatacattttcagttaagTTAATTTAGAGGTGATAAGATACTTTAAAAGTTATTCTAAAATAgggacatttttttaaaaaaactCACGGCTCAAGATTGAAGAGTTTCATAAGAAATACACTTACACCTAGaacatttttttactgtaaatttgacatttttaaaatggttGTGTTGTCTTAAGTGTTATTAGTGTTAACATATTAGCAGCAGTTTTTATATATCATATAGAAATGTTAAGTAATGATCCAGGGCCGGCTCCAGACATAAGCGGTCACTTAGAGCCCCTGACCGCTAGGGGGCCCTAAATCTAATTTTGCTTatggcccccaaaaggctagagatGGCACTGTTATGATCCAAAAACCAGCTGCCTAAAATTGAGACAATACTTGATAGTTTGAAAGCCTGTCTCATGACAATAATGAactatattcttttttttttcccattcgAAGTAGAACTATCTACTTTGAATCTCTGAACTAATGTGGTTCAGTtccctgtttctgtttctcAGATGCCTCTTACGGATCTTGATGACCCATTTTACACTAAAACTGGCAAAGTTAGCAGCTTTGAAGAGAGCCATGAACACACCACAAAGAATGGCTACGGTATTCCACGGATTCGCCGTTACAATCTGTGAAGAAACATGGGTGAAATACATAAATCAATTTTTGAGGTGAGAAATAACTACACTGGTAGAATAGTACGGAATATAGTACTGAATAGAACGGAATGGAATGCAGTTTAAATGCGGCCACTTACATCTCTCACTTCTTGTACATAGGGATCCCTCCATTCAAACACTACAAAGAAAAGCTGAACACCTTTCTGCTCCGATCCAGATCTCTTGTCATTATATTTGACCACACTGGACTGGGAAAACAGACAACATTGCTTTTAACTCATCCCAATGCAAAGCTTCTTTTGTAGTTGAAAAGGGGGCATCTACAAAACTACAACATAAATATTAAGAGGGAACTGTGAGTGTAGCAAAATGTTGGGTTCTCTGTCGAAAGTAAGTgctaaaatggaaaatgtagtTAGTCTATTGAAAATAATGACACGTTTTACTAAAAtcaaatgacacatttttgtaaacacaaatgtttttttaacaataccGACCTCTTGCCTGAACTCCATGGACTCATTTGCCTTGCCTGAGGTCTTCACCAGAGACATCTTGACCCAGGTCCTAAAGCCTCCAGAGAAGGTCCACATGGAGTAGTTCCTCTCACAATCTTGCATGAATGCTGATCTATCCACACTACCACAGCAGACGAACAGAGGACTGTCAGCACATACATTCTCCTAAGTACTGTTTAGCTGCACACATATACTGCAAAACCACATAGAGTGTATGGTTAAATATATCTGTTACACTGTTATTACACACTTTCGACAATTTCTATTGTTATTATTTCACAGATCACTTGAATCATAccattacatggattggctacACATTCTGTTGCACAAATTTTACACAGTCATTACATGCATATAGACTTATGCTGTTATCAATGCACACCTAATAAACATTAATTACACTTTAGTTATTACATTAATTTTAGGAGGTTTCCTTAGATTTCTGAAGATACCTTTTGCTGTGTACTCATTGACCGTCAACGATCCATCTGGACCAGTGCTTTACCTTCTGAACAGGTCGTTGTATCGACGATCCATCTGGACCAGTGCTTTACCTTCTGAACAGGTCGTTGTATCGACGATCCATCTGGACCAGTGCTTTACCTTCTGAACAGGTCGTTGTATCGACGATCCATCTGGACCAGTGCTTTACCTTCTGAACAGGTCGTTGTATCGACGATCCATCTGGACCAGTGCTTTACCTTCTGAACAGGTCGTTGTATCGACGATCCATCTGGACCAGTGCTTTACCTTCTGAACAGGTCGTTGTATCGGTCAAAGAGCATGTAAGTGATGGCGCTAAaatcctcctctgtctcattctgaCTGAACTGCAGGAAGACCACCTCTCTGTTTCTAACATCTGTCGGACCGCTGACCACCAGCGCCTTCTTCTACAGGAACCAGAAGAATAATTCATGAAATAACTAGTTAACATGTTCATGGATGGACGAGCATGGATTTACAATGTTTTATGGATCAGGGACAGAGGAAGGAATagtcataatattttttttttaatccctaTTGTTGAAAGCGAGTGACCCCATGTATATTCTGTGTAATTTATTCAAGTTAAACTTcactcttaaaaaaaatatatatataattataccTTGGCCTAAATAAAGGGGTGAATAAATAAAGGGGTGAATAAataaaggggtgaatactttcacaataatgtttgtgtaaattgtccctctctccctctctttccacccCCCCTCCACTATCAACCCCCCCCTCCACTGAGGACATGCGGAGGTGCTCTCTATGAAGTGTGTTGTCCTCACCACGGTGTGGTTGTTGTAAGGGCCAGTGTAGGTCACCTCCTCCGTCACACAGTCCCCTGGCTGGGGCTTCCCTGAGGTGACCAGTGGGGGGATGTGGGCGTGGTAGTGGTGCTTGCAGCTCAGAAGCTGGGCCGTCCCAGGGTAAAGGGCAATGCCTGGCAAGGGAAACACACAGAAAGGGACCTTTAATGGAGAAACATTTAAGTCAGAGGGCCGAATTGGATATAACGAAatcggagggggggggggtctggtaAAAGTGTAAAATTAAATATCTGTAGAAAAAAAAGCTTGATATTCTCTACCCAAAACAACTTGATATTATCAAGaaacaaacaattatttaaatcgGGGCTGCCCAACCTTGTTCCTGGagatcctgtaggttttctctttaaccccatttgtgactaaacTGATTTAGCCCTTCATcaagctaattattagaatcaggtgtgctaaattagagagAACCGGCAGGGCAGTAGATCTCTAAGTGCATCACAAAAGAAAAGATACAAGGCATGATATTGCTTTTCTTCAGAACAAAAAGCTTAACATCCTCTATGATCAACATTTACTTGATGAAATAACATTTCAGGGCTTTTCAGGACCCTGACCTGGGCAATCAGTTGGATATTTTCCTCAACAATAGTTAAGGTTAGGAGGTTATTCTAGATCCGTACGTTTGGACAGTACCACCAACCTGGGGGAGAGAAGACATCCACCTCCTTGTAGGTGACGGACATGACCGGGTGGTTAAGTTTCTCCATGAAGTCTGTGATGGTTTGGTAGGCCAGGAACACTGCCACCGCCGTCAGTAGCAGATAAATGAACAGGAGCAGCACTGTGAAGACGTTCTTCAGACAGGCCTTATTGAACAACGCAAACGGGTTGCTGTCTACTGTGTCTTCAGCTGGGATAAGAAGCCAGAGCGGTCAATTTTATTAGTAGCAGGGACTGGAATAGAGTGGGATCGGCTACAGTTGGATAGCAGAATACGATAACAATGGAATGAAGCGGAAAATTATAGAATGGTGTGATAATCACAATTTTAATGGCATAAAACGGATTTGAATGCAATCGTTTGGAATAGAATAAAATAGAGTTTATAAAACCTGGTAAAACCCTGGCTATGTATTCCTCCTCTGTTTCCTCCAGATCACCAGTGGATTTGCCATTGTCTTGGTAGAAAACCGGCGGCTGCAGTTCTTCGTCGTCACTGAACTGTATCAAATAGACATATACGTACAGACGTATATCATTAATGATTGAACAACCTAACAGAACCAGTGTCTTCTGCTTCCACAGTTCTGCAATAGTTTACTGTACTAGTGAAGCTTATGTACCAGTGCTCTCATCTGTGACGAAAACAGGGCACCAaaggtggacctgccaattctggtgttctctggcgaatgccagtcgAGCTACACGTTGCTGGACTGTGAGCACacgtcccactagaggacattgggccctcagtccaccctcatggagtctgtttctggcaGCTTGGTCAGGAACATGCAccccagtagcccactggaggtcatttggtagggctctggcagtgcttctaatattcctccttgcacaaaggagcagatgcTGGTCCTGTTgctgatgcccttctacggtcctgtccagctctccttgtatAACGGcttgtctcctggtatctcctccatgcttgtgagactgtactgggagacactgcaaaccttcttgcgagggcatgtatggatgtgccatcctggaggacctCGACTGGCTGTGCAGCCTGAATGGGCTGTAGGTACTgcttcatgctaccagtagtgacccAGTAGTAAGGTCACCAGCTAAagcgcaaaactagagaagaatcagtcaggaaggatagagagagatcaattgtctgtggtcaccacctgcaaaaccattccctttatctgggttgtcttgctgttgcctctccagtgcacctgttgtcacttgagctgtactctgctggcaatacttggccctcattcagggtggttgcggttggtgggtgtccctttggttgatgcctggcaatgtgggtggattgatttcctgcctgttgggccctgtccggggcctcccccgggtagggccacagtgtcgccggaccccaccttctcagttccaaggtcttacgctgctatactactgtgctgggggattgggtcagttttccttccccactaagttctccttctccactataaatcggtGTGGAATGcaagttttaaactttaggggGACATGAGGTCCAGGTCCACACCGGCTGAGTATCTGGTTTGGGGATCCCGTCTctgtccctgttcttgtccatctggtcatacttctgacctagtctacatttaaatagactctggatttagcccagataaatgtatacatttttcttaatatctcacccggcacagccagaactggtcacccctctgagcctgggtcctctctaggtttcttgataaaattcagccttcttagggagtttttctagccactgaaattcaacactactgttgtttgctccttggggtttaaggccgggtgtctctgtaaaagcactttgtgaccactgttgttgtaaaaagggctttataaatcaatttgattgattgattgactctcGTTTGCACCAAaccaggtgacattgattcataatcacttatgcttcctaacttgATAGATTGATAGCCCTGAAGTgtaatttacttggtgttatactgtgatgattacgtgttcgcttaattttttttagcagtgtacaTACATTCTAGCCCCATGCACACTTAATTAATACCTGCGGCTACTACTTTACATTTCATTAATGGTCAGACTCAGTTACTGTTACTACAATCTAAATATCTATTCTTAATTAAAACTTGCTTAATCGTTTTAATTGTTGTTGTGAGGAAACTGGCGAGTAAGCATTTATGCCGAATTGTCCATTCCTCTGATATGACAAATAAAACGTAAAACAGTCTCAAATCAGCAGCAAGTCACAAGATCATCTTTTTGGTAGCACCCAAGATATAAGTAAAATTTTTTCCAAACCAATTTCCATGACTGTGACCAATCGATACAGACCGATACAACTGTAAATGCATTGATATATGACATTAAATCGATTTAAAGTCCGGAAGAAATCCGAGGCTAACCATGCAGTCACAATAACAGAACTTACTTCTTGGTATGACCGGGCGGTCTCCTTCCTGAGCATTCCGATTAGTCttcaaataataaatacattgactTATAATAAACTTAATTAGAACTGTATTTTGTATCAGTGATACATTTTTAGCAATTAGATTTTGTTCTCATATGGCAAGAATGTTTCACGCAGGTAGATAAATTAATCCAGGGAATTTGGTCACGTTCGTTGGTATCGTAGCCTATTCGCATACGTCTCAGCACGAAGAACAGTGTAGGTGTTACACGAGAGCTGATGTAAGATCAGTTTTTCTATTCCCTC
This window contains:
- the pacc1 gene encoding proton-activated chloride channel, with the translated sequence MLRKETARSYQEFSDDEELQPPVFYQDNGKSTGDLEETEEEYIARVLPAEDTVDSNPFALFNKACLKNVFTVLLLFIYLLLTAVAVFLAYQTITDFMEKLNHPVMSVTYKEVDVFSPPGIALYPGTAQLLSCKHHYHAHIPPLVTSGKPQPGDCVTEEVTYTGPYNNHTVKKALVVSGPTDVRNREVVFLQFSQNETEEDFSAITYMLFDRYNDLFRSVDRSAFMQDCERNYSMWTFSGGFRTWVKMSLVKTSGKANESMEFRQESSVVKYNDKRSGSEQKGVQLFFVVFEWRDPYVQEVRDIVTANPWNTVAILCGVFMALFKAANFASFSVKWVIKIRKRHLRNRNRELNHISSEIQSR